A single region of the Anticarsia gemmatalis isolate Benzon Research Colony breed Stoneville strain chromosome 11, ilAntGemm2 primary, whole genome shotgun sequence genome encodes:
- the LOC142976678 gene encoding uncharacterized protein LOC142976678: MYRKVMYAAVAALTLQIIGAARLMCPSDPNCVCGGTLAVELNCNIDGRTIKINLLPNIYINIKCENATSLDYSKLPKCANSMSSFKSVSFKDCPLPSSSFNDVLTSLGVSKTMALIFQNAKNLSGYFDRKHFAGLQDLTKLLLSINGITHLPDNLFMDINKLTWLNIRSNSINLSEELFKPLERLETLEISHNHMTNISSNLFSHLSFLRKLSLWQSNVTWFSKDLFTGVDVLEELDLSSNGLNELPASIFKPLRKLKKLTLFSNKFSSLPQNLFKNNEKLETVVILNNDVKLKDLPKNLFGDLPNLKLIYIQRSGLETIPYDVFANSPLITNISLAYNDIATLPESIFNDQINLLELDLSYNKLSELKPKLFSSLVRLERLKLCHNALVAISGQTFSSLLSLIYLGMEHNNLKTISSYLFSNNKQRMSISLAYNKLDFEDKELTNNSWMVKRTSPFAHTYNLKLLNLSHNEFKVAFEDWWVNGHENLDISHNNIQNLWGDEPTTKNYQNVMKKALRHVWISENPLNCECRNYIFLDYMQDNTKTKIVDLQHVHCPLWSKEACYMRFTIFISLITIVISLYIIIIIVFIIYRKHINHMLKRRFCMYARNSGKLEMHNVVIRYCDNDEEFVLKEVMPVMKCNKALKIQTNPIKNSSNKENFIRNFTSCVKDVNKCTTLVVFSSNYLTSTYSHVDIKKIHSEMLKAENTIYVFVDIGPENSIYAFLEEQRDVTTTIVWKETNFWEKLFGMLSDGHVKEKYIASYELMKSNQVFNAKAKLPSNISFSKLPDWPNMYDVNTLTHSQV; encoded by the exons ATGTATCGTAAAGTAATGTATGCAGCGGTGGCCGCGCTGACACTACAAATAATTGGTGCAGCGCGGCTGATGTGTCCGAGTGACCCTAACTGCGTTTGCGGTGGCACGCTCGCCGTCGAACTCAATTGCAACATCGATG GGCGGACAATAAAGATAAACTTACTACCAAACAtctatataaacataaaatgtgaGAACGCAACGAGTCTCGACTATAGCAAGTTACCAAAATGTGCCAACAGCATGAGTTCATTCAAATCAGTCAGTTTTAAGGATTGCCCTCTACCATCATCTTCATTCAATGATGTTTTGACAAGTTTGGGAGTATCTAAGACTATGGCGTTGATATTTCAAAACGCAAAGAACCTATCCGGATATTTTGACAGGAAACATTTTGCAGGGTTGCAAGATTTAACTAAACTACTTTTGTCTATCAACGGGATCACACATTTACCGGATAACCTTTTCATGGACATCAATAAGCTCACATGGTTAAACATACGTTCGAATAGTATTAATCTTTCAGAAGAACTGTTTAAGCCATTGGAAAGACTAGAAACTTTAGAAATTAGTCACAATCACATGACCAATATATCTTcgaatttattttcacatttatctTTCTTAAGAAAACTTTCGCTGTGGCAAAGCAACGTCACCTGGTTCTCTAAAGATCTTTTCACGGGTGTCGACGTGCTCGAAGAATTAGATCTCAGCTCTAACGGTCTTAACGAACTTCCCGCGTCGATATTTAAGCCTTTAAGGAAGTTAAAGAAGCTAACGCTATTCTCTAACAAGTTCTCGTCACTGCCGCagaatttattcaaaaataatgaGAAACTTGAAACGGTGGTGATATTAAACAATGATGTTAAACTGAAGGACTTGCCGAAGAATCTTTTTGGCGATCTGCCAAATTTGAAACTGATATATATTCAGCGAAGTGGACTTGAAACCATACCGTATGACGTTTTTGCCAATTCGCCACTAATCACGAACATATCATTAGCATATAATGACATAGCCACACTGCCGGAATCCATTTTTAATGATCAAATAAATTTACTCGAGTTGGACCtgagttataataaattaagcgAGCTCAAACCGAAACTGTTTTCATCTTTAGTAAGATTGGAAAGGCTTAAATTATGTCATAACGCTTTGGTGGCAATATCTGg ccAAACCTTTTCGTCCCTACTTAGCCTAATATACTTAGGCATGGAACACAACAATTTGAAAACGATTTCTTCGTATTTGTTCAGCAACAACAAACAGAGAATGTCAATATCTCTGGCGTATAATAAACTTGATTTCGAGGACAAAGAGTTAACAAATAATTCTTGGATGGTGAAAAGGACGTCGCCTTTCGCCCACACTTACAATTTAAAGCTATTGAATTTAAGTCACAATGAATTTAAAGTAGCCTTTGAAGACTGGTGGGTGAATGGCCACGAAAATTTAGATATCAGCcacaataatatacaaaaccTTTGG GGCGATGAACCCACTACGAAAAATTATCAAAACGTTATGAAAAAAGCATTGCGACACGTATGGATTTCTGAAAATCCGCTAAACTGTGAGTGTCGTAACTACATATTCTTGGATTATATGCAGGATAATACCAAAACAAAG ATTGTCGATCTACAACACGTACATTGTCCGCTGTGGTCGAAGGAGGCGTGTTACATGAGGTTCACTATATTCATTTCGCTCATAACGATCGTAATATcgttgtacataataataatcatagtaTTCATAATATATAGGAAGCATATTAATCACATGTTAAAGAGGCGATTTTGTATGTACGCAAGAAATAGTGGAAAATTGGAAATGCACAACGTAGTAATTAGGTACTGTGATAACGACGAGGAATTCGTCCTCAAAGAAGTCATGCCCGTAATGAAATGCAATAAGGCACttaaaattcaaacaaatccGATTAAGAATTCTAGTAACAAGGAGAATTTCATAAGAAACTTTACGAGCTGCGTCAAAGATGTGAATAAATGCACCACGCTAGTCGTGTTCTCTTCGAACTACTTAACGTCTACTTACAGTCACGTGGACATAAAGAAAATTCATAGCGAAATGTTGAAAGCGGAAAACACGATTTATGTTTTCGTCGACATCGGTCCAGAGAATTCAATATACGCATTTCTGGAGGAACAACGTGATGTCACGACGACTATAGTATGGAAGGAAACGAATTTTTGGGAGAAATTGTTCGGAATGTTGTCTGATGGACACGTGAAGGAAAAGTACATCGCGAGCTATGAACTGATGAAATCGAATCAAGTTTTCAACGCAAAGGCAAAGCTGCCTTCAAATATATCATTCTCGAAACTGCCCGATTGGCCAAACATGTACGACGTGAACACATTAACACATAGTCAAGTTTAG